The proteins below come from a single Mycosarcoma maydis chromosome 19, whole genome shotgun sequence genomic window:
- a CDS encoding uncharacterized protein (related to nonribosomal peptide synthetase (N-terminal fragment)) — MTYPAHLSNASANLTSTKPHHVEMDLGQSEQCCVPWEFILPFISTEHRGEICSFVKLALAMAMCRVSGDSDAAFCVLKPIGASVASTVRAGGDRTTQLLKFSVQLEETLTIGQALSRIGESTEQPFNELDGNEPFSGASGWVVLAIPAELDPEDHEDEQGLQKKEASQGAAQITTILKTIIRSDCNEALHNIDSLDSDEQILVRDHWPCQKVSKTFSLDTPASVGGFESVQMQIARRAQLHPKKIALQTAEGRCMPYGMLYRQAQHLASLCAAELSSTERASPIPLALDQGIPFPRVILTTAKQSDSLQGLLNASGARIILVDQLLQLPVANESIFTIGAGVFHSTEASDLADILFTSGTSGAPKGIRVDHGNLFHSIRGCRSMMNAYHSLRTLAFSAPAIDMSVWDLFGTLTSGGTICVARKPQLLQDLTTMCDTFAATFLQSTSTVLNLINPARVPFLHVILPGGEPMSFSVQKKFAQDFDLYNTYGPSEITVSAVSANIEPSSSRKTIGQPLGSNKVYILRDSTAVTDDFSSSLELCGVNEIGEIALAGPQVAQGYLHLPEFSASKFIANPFAKGERMFLSGDMAVALAATDEVKDATCIKIEIDKVETLALFISPFPDINSMDKDDLPHCLQKGYRNAANAIFERCELQLPWYAVPSFVFPLGAIPSTANDKLDERRIASIYSDIVAKNLERHFRRSANETSIRYQSSPLEEAVAALWESILPYDLPACRIPLDQHFFAAGGNSMSVIKLSAAARQSGYSLSVADIFAHPTIRAQARVLMRVSTPLSTDLTGLDGAEELLAPFSLVKGWADSAQDGLSEVEISVNEVEEAMPATRTQESLISISLRNTRHGGRYMARMGVPIPDWVSVERFKEAWKQLVSATPILRTAFVLQGDQLLQLVLKTTSAQVQQLVNLTARRSHDSCVHMQFKLGQCPVAAELDIASDKTDFHLTIHHSVYDGELLRLLSERLIQLCRTPGAELQGRPYSLFVHRLLKLQDNEKSIAYWKRYLFECQAFTWPTEMVGKAGLASQVERQSSCRETQMVFEGALRSKAQEHCVTTATLFKTALTIVLHASSGANDFIYSLVSSGRSGMAGHADLQDVLGPCVTTVPVRAVIAPDQTVTELLAQIDADGAAALAHEHVGYAKICGTANLRPATALSTVLLTFQDEPSALSAQEFSLFDATTQMEVEFPINLIVHPRDEALLMALCSHDEEVAPRLATFFLQRISAVLTSICSSDLRGLTVKRSSPLTATSTIKAFEPVHVSFSAKARQIPKKIAIMFLDGEAITYDRLDYLSGQLSVKLAARISSSNPSKRPVAIFMPKSIALYIVIFAVLKAGYGYVAFEPDHPPSRTPQLLSHVQASLLIVIESTHPRVSSILAENVNGISENNVNSSLFNADRAIRECDTEDTGCEADLSKAIAIKEDDTAYIVFTSGTTSSPKPIVVQHGNLYHSIESSRSILHKDPSSLRTLAFSGPTFDMSTTSTVLDLLVPDQVPFLLTLCPGGEPLKKQICERFSTGFQILNTYGPSECTVSVTSGCIGRNDLPSLIGRPIGCNRAYVIDRCSGRPPALVPLGRICELAIGGPQVGLGYLGNQPATLASFIPSPFDVDAPTSQRLFLTGDKARWHSDGRLEYLGRSDFQIKIRGFRIDPFEVEEAVVKAAHPLGDDAICAKVFDNESRERLVLFLALSHGANSQTDCTFSAGLTLTGTLTEVASARTASLSSALKQRLPSYMIPSVILPMKAFPLTANLKVDRKALMSTYTEWLASGSKFTFIDDGSAQQRNVLKPSLNETEIQVATLWGQLLGREPSSFSSSDHFLLVGGDSVLLIRLAGLWRAHGCKIDFATLFDNLILSAQAKLFLPSRSIDEREAQKAYEPFSLLQDAITTTADAIAGLNAEPEDVVDILPCSPMQDALVGLSLTGDKDAQAYFATIDTELPKSLAFSEVQRAWDQLVRWNDVLRTCFFFGKEGLLQVVYRSESTRGKAAYLHEIDTKDTGASSPDSTNFDTVPAPGLEMGAVPITARYYSSTENSRLVVKFHHAVYDGEMLDILLSQFYSVLRYTAEDDVLFSMVSSGRSGLEMEGLDKVAGPCIATIPVRVKVKEDQPVNQSLAALMKDLQHSLKHEHLGMHKIKELMGIRRRGPLTNVILTYQAHVDRVEAVGKDTNMFRIFGGKVRMTMDTPINLIVSPTSEGLELNDSGIRSTSNEAEDVLQTFKRQVERTPKKIAVQHGCSSFAGAAYIAVDEDSNHTRARDIIAASAPTLLLTSDKRRDQARSLLSNSAFAVVLLTIEEMGTSANATLEEHPAAMVAVRNGSDLASAGSKTSVVWQLSSYAPSWKRRLRFSICNLIEPATVPFLKYILPGGEPVVRSIQQKFSDDFYLLSTYGPSEATVSVSSGRLHQQDPANVIGKPVGSSAIYIVKSKTQESRSQLNLCSLYEPGELAIAGPQISRGYLNMAELTSKSFIEDCELESQVLRTRLFLSGDFGYWDGHGRLHLLGRIDSQVKIKGYRVELGDIESTILTVFPGTIRQAACIKTTFDNRESIVAFVVRNDNDASKRQHEFCEAVRDTIVNVLPAYMVPSMVLTVDSIPMTQNSKIDRNQLTEFHRKVLATHPLPAHKKPAVNPPRNHLEERIATGWSEHLGIDPQLLDIDKHFVSLGADSLTAMKVARSLIAGGLRSEDIFARSDVVDRDDIEYVFPCSTFQEGLIDSTLVHPEQQAFFANLRIRVGEVTQESLERFWGIMQERHPMLRTVFKAHEDSLLHVVLRPTSKLLNRMKGRQPQDAFRTVLLGELHEADILQSLFEQAQIDHQEALEHEVPSLEGLRKITGSLVKVGLSELLFVFHDFEDSKEQIRQASRDASLKSSLKISQCCWTIV; from the exons ATGACCTATCCTGCTCACCTCTCGAACGCTTCGGCAAATCTTACCTCAACCAAACCCCATCACGTTGAGATGGATCTGGGCCAGTCAGAGCAATGTTGCGTTCCTTGGGAGTTTATCCTTCCGTTCATCTCAACAGAACACCGGGGTGAGATTTGCAGCTTCGTCAAGCTGGCTCTGGCCATGGCCATGTGCAGAGTGTCGGGAGATTCAGACGCAGCTTTCTGCGTACTCAAACCCATCGGCGCCTCAGTTGCTTCGACTGTTCGTGCAGGAGGCGATCGAAcgacgcagctgctgaagTTTAGCGTTCAGCTCGAGGAGACCTTGACGATCGGTCAAGCGCTATCCAGGATCGGTGAATCGACTGAGCAGCCGTTCAATGAGCTAGATGGAAACGAACCGTTCAGCGGCGCAAGCGGTTGGGTAGTACTTGCTATTCCCGCAGAGCTAGATCCCGAAGATCatgaagacgagcagggGCTTCAGAAAAAGGAAGCTTCTCAAGGCGCTGCACAAATCA CCACGATCCTTAAGACAATCATCCGATCGGATTGCAACGAGGCTCTTCACAACATTGACTCTCTCGATAGTGACGAACAAATCCTCGTCCGTGACCATTGGCCTTGCCAGAAAGTCTCGAAAACCTTCTCGTTGGACACTCCCGCCTCAGTGGGTGGTTTCGAGAGCGTTCAAATGCAGATAGCTCGACGCGCACAGCTTCATCCCAAGAAGATTGCATTGCAGACCGCGGAAGGACGTTGCATGCCATATGGCATGCTCTATAGACAGGCGCAACACCTGGCCTCCCTTTGTGCTGCCGAGCTCTCTTCCACGGAGAGGGCATCACCGATTCCGCTGGCACTTGACCAAGGCATTCCTTT CCCTCGTGTCATCCTCACAACCGCCAAGCAAAGTGATTCGCTGCAAGGTCTCCTCAATGCAAGCGGAGCTAGAATTATCCTGGTCGATCAGTTGCTCCAACTTCCCGTAGCAAACGAGTCTATCTTCACCATTGGTGCCGGCGTGTTTCATTCGACAGAGGCCTCCGATCTAGCAGACATCCTCTTTACGAGTGGAACAAGTGGCGCCCCTAAAGGGATTCGTGTCGACCACGGTAATTTGTTCCATTCTATCCGGGGATGCAGGTCGATGATGAATGCCTACCACTCTTTACGCACCCTTGCCTTTTCCGCTCCTGCCATCGATATGAGCGTATGGGATCTGTTCGGAACTCTCACAAGCGGAGGTACGATCTGCGTGGCAAGAAAGCCTCAGTTGCTTCAAGACCTGACAACAATGTGCGACACTTTTGCCGCCACATTCTTGCAGTCGACTTCGACGGTTTTGAACTTGATCAACCCAGCAAGAGTGCCCTTCCTTCACGTCATTCTTCCGGGCGGCGAGCCTATGAGTTTTTCGGTGCAGAAGAAATTTGCTCAGGATTTCGACCTTTACAACACGTACGGTCCTTCAGAAATCACCGTCAGCGCTGTGTCTGCGAATATTGAACCATCTTCAAGCCGCAAGACCATAGGTCAGCCCTTAGGATCCAACAAGGTGTATATTCTTCGAGATTCAACGGCAGTGACAGACGATTTCAGCTCATCTTTGGAGCTTTGCGGCGTCAACGAAATTGGAGAGATTGCGTTGGCCGGTCCTCAAGTTGCGCAGGGTTATCTTCATCTACCCGAGTTCTCGGCGTCGAAGTTCATCGCCAATCCATTTGCGAAGGGCGAAAGAATGTTTCTATCCGGAGATATGG CCGTTGCTCTAGCAGCCACCGATGAAGTCAAGGACGCAACATgcatcaagatcgagatAGACAAGGTCGAAACACTCGCACTGTTTATTTCTCCTTTTCCCGACATTAACTCGATGGACAAGGACGATCTTCCACACTGTTTGCAGAAGGGTTATCGAAATGCCGCGAATGCAATCTTTGAACGATGCGAGTTGCAGCTGCCTTGGTACGCTGTACCTTCTTTCGTTTTCCCACTCGGGGCGATTCCCTCTACCGCAAACGacaagcttgacgagcgcagaATTGCTTCCATCTACTCGGATATCGTTGCAAAGAACTTGGAGAGGCATTTCCGCCGCAGTGCTAACGAAACTTCCATTCGATATCAATCTTCCCCGTTGGAGGAAGCCGTTGCGGCGCTCTGGGAGTCTATCCTACCTTACGATCTTCCAGCTTGCCGAATTCCACTCGATCAGCACTTCTTCGCAGCAGGAGGCAACTCGATGAGTGTGATAAAGCTCAGCGCAGCTGCGCGCCAATCTGGGTACAGCCTGTCAGTTGCCGACATCTTTGCACATCCAACCATTCGTGCGCAAGCTCGCGTGTTGATGCGAGTCTCTACGCCTTTGAGCACCGATCTAACGGGTCTCGACGGCGCAGAGGAGCTTCTGGCTCCTTTTAGCCTTGTCAAAGGCTGGGCAGACTCTGCCCAGGATGGCCTCAGTGAAGTTGAGATTTCAGTCAACGAAGTCGAAGAGGCGATGCCAGCTACTCGAACTCAAGAGTCGctcatcagcatcagcctGAGGAACACCCGACATGGCGGCCGCTATATGGCGCGTATGGGAGTCCCAATCCCAGACTGGGTCTCGGTAGAGCGATTCAAGGAAGCTTGGAAGCAGCTTGTTTCGGCAACTCCAATTCTGCGAACAGCTTTCGTGTTGCAGGGCGACCAGCTGCTTCAGCTTGTTCTGAAAACCACGTCCGCTCAAGTTCAACAGCTCGTCAATCTCACTGCAAGACGCAGTCATGACAGCTGCGTTCACATGCAGTTCAAGCTCGGTCAATGTCCTGTTGCGGCCGAACTCGACATTGCTAGCGATAAGACAGACTTTCACCTGACTATACATCACTCTGTATATGACGGCGAGCTGCTCCGACTTCTTTCCGAGCGACTGATTCAGCTCTGTCGCACCCCCGGAGCGGAGCTGCAAGGCCGTCCCTATTCCTTGTTCGTTCATCGTCTTCTCAAGCTCCAGGACAATGAAAAATCGATTGCGTACTGGAAACGGTATCTGTTCGAATGTCAGGCATTCACCTGGCCCACCGAGATGGTAGGAAAGGCTGGCTTAGCCTCGCAAGTCGAACGGCAAAGCTCCTGCAGGGAGACTCAGATGGTTTTCGAAGGTGCTCTGCGCTCTAAAGCGCAGGAGCATTGCGTGACAACAGCGACTCTCTTCAAGACAGCATTAACCATCGTCCTCCATGCATCTTCGGGTGCAAACGACTTCATCTACAGTCTCGTCTCTTCTGGCCGCTCCGGCATGGCTGGGCACGCAGACCTTCAGGATGTATTAGGACCTTGTGTCACTACTGTGCCAGTTCGAGCTGTCATCGCTCCAGATCAGACTGTCACGGAGCTTCTCGCTCAAATTGACGCTGACGGTGCAGCAGCCCTTGCCCACGAGCATGTCGGCTACGCCAAGATCTGTGGTACAGCAAATCTGCGTCCTGCAACAGCCTTGTCTACCGTCTTGTTGACCTTTCAAGACGAGCCTTCTGCTTTATCAGCCCAAGAATTCAGCCTCTTTGACGCGACCACTCAAATGGAAGTAGAGTTCCCGATCAATCTCATCGTGCACCCGCGCGACGAAGCCTTGCTCATGGCGCTCTGCTCACACGACGAGGAGGTTGCTCCTAGATTGGCGACGTTCTTCTTGCAACGGATCTCGGCTGTTCTGACTTCGATTTGCAGCAGTGACTTAAGAGGATTGACAGTAAAAAGATCTTCC CCGCTTACGGCTACAAGTACAATCAAAGCCTTCGAGCCGGTTCATGTCTCCTTTTCGGCAAAAGCCCGGCAGATCCCGAAGAAGATCGCTATCATGTTCTTGGACGGCGAAGCCATCACGTATGATAGGCTCGATTACCTGTCCGGTCAGCTCTCTGTGAAGCTGGCTGCCCGTATCTCTTCTTCCAATCCCAGTAAGCGGCCAGTGGCCATCTTCATGCCTAAAAGCATCGCGCTCTATATCGTCATTTTTGCCGTGCTCAAAGCGGGTTATGGATACGTAGCGTTCGAGCCCGATCATCCGCCATCCAGAACGCCTCAGCTCTTGTCGCACGTCCAAGCGTCTCTGTTGATCGTGATTGAAAGCACTCATCCTCGAGTGAGCTCAATCTTGGCAGAGAACGTAAACGGTATTTCCGAAAACAACGTCAATAGCTCACTGTTCAACGCAGACAGAGCCATCCGTGAATGCGATACAGAGGACACAGGCTGCGAAGCTGACCTTTCGAAGGCAATCGCAATCAAAGAAGATGACACGGCATACATTGTCTTCACCAGCGGCACAACAAGCTCTCCAAAGCCGATTGTGGTCCAGCACGGCAATCTTTACCACTCCATCGaatcgagtcgctcgatTCTTCACAAGGATCCGTCTTCCTTACGCACACTGGCCTTTTCAGGCCCGACTTTTGACATGAGC ACTACCTCCACAGTCTTGGATCTGCTTGTGCCAGACCAAGTGCCGTTCCTGCTGACACTTTGTCCGGGAGGCGAACCGCTGAAGAAGCAAATTTGCGAACGCTTTTCGACCGGATTCCAGATCCTCAACACCTATGGCCCTTCTGAATGCACCGTCAGCGTCACGTCCGGCTGTATTGGAAGAAATGACCTTCCGAGTCTCATAGGCAGACCGATAGGCTGCAACCGTGCGTACGTCATCGACCGCTGCAGTGGCCGACCTCCTGCGTTGGTGCCGCTCGGAAGAATCTGTGAACTGGCGATCGGTGGACCCCAAGTAGGGCTCGGCTATCTTGGCAACCAACCTGCCACCTTGGCGTCTTTCATTCCGAGCCctttcgacgtcgatgcgcCCACAAGTCAAAGATTGTTTTTGACAGGGGACAAGGCAAGATGGCATTCAGATGGCCGCCTTGAATACCTGGGTCGTTCCGACTTCCAAATCAAGATCCGAGGCTTCCGCATTGACCCCTTCGAGGTTGAGGAGGCGGtcgtcaaagctgctcaTCCTCTTGGAGATGATGCAATCTGCGCGAAGGTGTTCGACAATGAAAGCCGCGAACGTCTTGTCCTGTTTTTAGCTCTATCCCATGGAGCTAACAGTCAGACAGATTGTACCTTCAGTGCTGGGCTGACGCTGACCGGTACCCTTACAGAGGTCGCTTCTGCACGTACAGCAAGTCTCTCATCTGCGTTGAAACAAAGGCTACCTTCGTATATGATCCCTTCAGTTATTCTTCCGATGAAGGCTTTTCCGTTGACCGCCAATCTCAAGGTGGACAGGAAAGCGCTGATGTCTACATACACGGAATGGCTCGCTTCGGGAAGCAAGTTCACATTCATCGATGACGGTTCTGCACAACAGAGGAATGTTTTGAAGCCAAGCCTCAACGAGACCGAGATCCAGGTCGCTACTCTCTGGGGTCAGCTGCTTGGGAGGGAGCCGAGCTCtttctcgtcgagcgacCACTTCCTCCTCGTGGGTGGCGACTCGGTCCTCCTGATCCGCCTTGCAGGTCTCTGGCGAGCACATGGCTGCAAGATTGACTTTGCAACGCTCTTCGACAACCTCATTCTCTCAGCCCAGGCAAAACTGTTCCTTCCATCACGATCAATCGACGAGAGAGAAGCTCAGAAGGCCTATGAACCGTTCAGTCTGCTTCAAGATGCGATCACCACCACGGCAGATGCGATTGCAGGACTCAACGCTGAGCCGGAGGACGTAGTGGATATCCTCCCTTGCTCGCCGATGCAAGATGCTTTAGTTGGTCTCAGTCTCACTGGCGACAAGGACGCCCAGGCCTACTTTGCCACGATCGACACAGAACTTCCAAAATCTCTAGCTTTTTCGGAGGTGCAGCGTGCATGGGATCAACTCGTCCGGTGGAACGATGTGCTGCGTACatgcttcttcttcggAAAGGAAGGATTGCTTCAGGTAGTGTATAGATCGGAATCGACCAGAGGCAAGGCGGCTTATCTGCATGAAATCGACACAAAAGATACTGGTGCTTCAAGTCCCGATTCTACAAACTTCGATACGGTACCGGCACCAGGGCTCGAGATGGGAGCTGTCCCTATCACAGCGCGATACTATTCTTCAACCGAGAACTCCCGACTCGTGGTCAAATTCCACCACGCAGTGTACGATGGGGAAatgctcgacatcctctTGAGCCAGTTCTACAGTGTTCTGCG ATACACCGCAGAGGACGACGTTTTGTTCTCAATGGTATCATCTGGCCGCTCTGGCTTGGAGATGGAAGGCTTAGACAAGGTTGCAGGTCCCTGCATTGCCACTATCCCGGTCAGAGTCAAAGTGAAGGAAGACCAACCGGTGAACCAATCGCTTGCCGCGCTGATGAAGGACTTACAACACAGTCTGAAACACGAGCACTTGGGAATGCACAAGATCAAAGAACTAATGGGAATTAGGCGCCGAGGACCCCTGACGAACGTGATCTTGACATACCAGGCGCACGTTGATCGGGTTGAGGCGGTCGGCAAGGACACCAATATGTTCCGTATCTTTGGAGGCAAGGTTCGGATGACAATGGACACGCCCATCAATCTGATAGTCTCTCCTACGTCAGAAGGACTAGAACT CAATGATTCCGGCATCCGTTCTACCTCGAATGAAGCAGAGGATGTTTTGCAGACCTTCAAACGGCAGGTTGAACGGACTCCAAAGAAGATAGCTGTTCAACATGGCTGTTCGAGCTTT GCAGGTGCAGCCTACATTGCAGTGGATGAAGACTCCAACCATACTCGGGCTCGGGACATCAtcgcagcatcagcaccaaCTCTTCTGCTTACCAGCGATAAACGGCGTGATCAAGCGAGATCACTGCTGTCAAACAGCGCCTTCGCTGTCGTGCTGTTGACGATCGAGGAAATGGGGACTAGTGCCAATGCCACCCTTGAAGAACATCCTGCAGCAATGGTGGCGGTCAGAAATGGCAGTGATCTTGC CTCAGCTGGCTCGAAGACCTCGGTGGTATGGCAACTCAGCTCTTATGCGCCTTCCTGGAAACGACGTCTACGGTTCTCAATCTGCAATCTGATCGAACCTGCGACAGTGCCCTTCTTGAAGTACATCCTGCCAGGAGGTGAGCCGGTCGTACGCAGTATCCAACAAAAATTCAGCGACGACTTCTACCTCCTGAGCACGTACGGACCGTCTGAAGCGACTGTGAGTGTCTCTTCAGGTCGTCTTCATCAGCAAGATCCAGCGAACGTCATTGGAAAACCCGTCGGAAGCAGTGCGATCTATATTGTCAAGTCAAAGACTCAAGAAAGCAGATCGCAACTCAATTTGTGCTCTCTCTACGAGCCAGGTGAACTCGCTATCGCTGGCCCTCAAATATCTCGAGGATACCTGAACATGGCAGAGCTCACATCCAAGAGTTTCATAGAGGACTGCGAGCTAGAGTCGCAAGTCTTGCGCACTCGCTTGTTCCTTTCTGGGGATTTCGGATACTGGGATGGGCATGGAAGGCTGCACCTCCTTGGTAGGATCGACAGTCaggtcaagatcaaggGGTATCGCGTAGAGCTGGGAGACATCGAATCGACAATCTTGACCGTCTTCCCTGGCACAATTCGACAGGCTGCGTGCATCAAAACGACCTTCGACAATCGAGAATCTATCGTTGCTTTCGTCGTACGGAACGACAACGATGCTTCAAAGCGACAGCACGAGTTTTGCGAAGCGGTGCGAGACACGATTGTAAATGTGCTGCCAGCATACATGGTGCCGTCAATGGTCCTCACGGTAGACTCGATACCTATGACCCAGAACTCCAAGATTGACAGAAACCAGCTGACAGAGTTTCATCGTAAGGTTCTAGCAACGCATCCCTTACCGGCGCACAAGAAACCAGCAGTAAATCCCCCTCGAAATCATCTCGAAGAACGTATCGCAACGGGCTGGTCCGAGCATCTCGGTATCGACCCACAGCTCCTGGACATTGACAAGCACTTTGTCTCCCTCGGAGCAGATTCCCTCACCGCCATGAAGGTAGCCAGGAGTCTTATCGCCGGTGGTCTGCGC TCGGAGGACATATTTGCACGAAGCGATGTGGTCGATCGCGACGATATCGAGTACGTATTCCCTTGCAGTACGTTCCAGGAAGGACTCATCGACTCAACCTTGGTCCATcctgagcagcaagcctTCTTTGCGAACTTGCGTATCCGGGTCGGCGAGGTCACCCAGGAGAGTCTGGAACGCTTCTGGGGCATTATGCAAGAACGACATCCGATGCTACGAACTGTCTTCAAAGCACATGAAGACAGCCTTCTTCATGTTGTCCTCAGACCGACTTCCAAGCTGTTAAACAGGATGAAGGGACGACAACCACAGGATGCGTTCCGGACAGTGCTTCTTGGAGAAT TGCACGAGGCCGATATTCTGCAGAGCCTCTTCGAGCAGGCGCAAATTGATCATCAAGAAGCTCTGGAGCACGAAGTACCGAGCCTTGAAGGTTTACGAAAGATCACCGGCTCCTTGGTCAAAGTCGGACTCTCTGAGCTGCTTTTTGTCTTTCATGACTTTGAAGACTCGAAGGAGCAAATTCGCCAAGCTAGCAGAGATGCCAGCTTGAAGAGCAGCCTCAAGATCAGCCAATGTTGTTGGACAATCGTTTGA
- a CDS encoding uncharacterized protein (related to BAS1 - Myb-related transcription factor): MACLDSNFDTIPSSTDRLHRKGSWTPSEDALLTKLMQKCNGKPTEKNGAKKQVNWVSVAQHFERRNAKDCRKRWSSSLCPGISRGSWTPSEDKLLQQGMQIYPGQWAKIATYVGTRTGDQCSSRWRVLSSGADWNEERDRILLDFVNRHGKRWAEVRRQWLPMFTNAECRNRYHRIIRRLSADKRHETEIETLKLVCNRDAAGPSLLPSLTDEGKVLDVAGSASSLASTSRRASSSSIFSSCISGGEDLAAGSTSSIFLNQGVQKREEPMLAMVQQMMTNEHARGTLMQLAETIVSVSHTLNQDQSPQPTDSATRDDGLFLTHWLTSVFNSNSDAAGMCDTSMLGVSNTSTTQVGEKAWSDVLGLSNCEAMSTPTTTSTTLSADSSVSPTAIVSTTAAAADFAPMVSAQNYTGNVFDSSMRNWTDACLSQAWICPNYAPNNFSSPNGVDTGSNNLVGSRQSLDAVTHSSMPSLVHRSSGWWG; encoded by the exons ATGGCTTGCTTGGATAGCAACTTCGACACCATTCCGTCCTCAACGGACAGGCTACACAGAAAGGGCAGCTGGACACCTAGCGAAGATGCGCTTCTAACAAAACTGATGCAGA AATGTAACGGCAAACCAACAGAGAAGAATGGCGCTAAAAAACAGGTAAACTGGGTAAGCGTCGCGCAACACTTTGAGAGGCGAAATGCCAAAGAC TGTCGCAAGCgttggagcagcagcttgtgTCCCGGCATCTCTCGAGGCAGCTGGACGCCATCGGAGGACAAGCTCCTGCAACAGGGAATGCAAATTTATCCGGGACAATGGGCTAAGATCGCCACATATGTAGGAACCCGAACCGGTGACCAGTGTTCGAGCCGGTGGCGCGTGCTCAG TTCTGGTGCGGACTGGAACGAGGAAAGAGACCGTATCCTACTCGATTTTGTCAACAG GCATGGAAAGAGATGGGCAGAGGTACGTAGACAGTGGCTCCCCATGTTCACCAACGCCGAATGCCGCAACAGATATCATCGCATTATCCGACGGCTGAGTGCAGATAAGCGGCACGAGACCGAAATCGAAACGCTCAAGTTGGTGTGCAATCGCGACGCAGCAGGCCCTTCATTGTTGCCATCACTGACGGATGAGGGCAAAGTGCTAGATGTCGCAGGCAGCGCGTCAAGTTTGGCATCCACAAGCAGAAGGGCGAGCAGTAGCAGCAtcttcagcagctgcatTAGTGGCGGTGAAGATCTAGCAGCTGgatccacctcgtcgattTTCCTCAATCAAGGAGTACAAAAACGCGAGGAGCCGATGCTGGCGATGGTCCAGCAGATGATGACCAACGAACATGCACGTGGTACCCTCATGCAGCTTGCAGAAACTATTGTTTCAGTCTCGCATACCCTAAATCAGGATCAATCGCCGCAACCAACGGATTCTGCCACTCGAGACGATGGTTTGTTCTTAACCCATTGGCTTACTAGTGTCTTCAACAGCAATAGTGATGCTGCAGGCATGTGCGATACGAGCATGCTAGGTGTCTCGAACACCAGCACAACCCAGGTCGGTGAGAAAGCATGGTCCGATGTGCTAGGGCTCTCTAACTGCGAAGCAATGTCCACACCCACGACCACATCAACAACACTGAGTGCCGATTCATCGGTATCGCCAACCGCAATAGTATCCACgactgcagcagcggccgACTTCGCGCCCATGGTCAGCGCCCAAAACTATACCGGAAACGTATTTGACTCGAGCATGCGCAACTGGACGGACGCGTGCCTTTCTCAAGCATGGATATGTCCTAATTATGCTCCCAATAACTTCAGCAGCCCCAACGGCGTTGACACAGGAAGCAACAACCTTGTCGGAAGCAGACAGTCGCTGGACGCTGTTACTCATTCATcaatgccgagcttggtgcATCGGTCAAGTGGTTGGTGGGGCTGA